One genomic segment of Plasmodium cynomolgi strain B DNA, chromosome 14, whole genome shotgun sequence includes these proteins:
- a CDS encoding splicing factor 3B subunit 3 (putative): MPVLYHLTLQKPTAITKIAYGNFSGPKVHEIVVSKGQVLELLRADKQGKLNLIASKDVFGIIRCLQTFRLTGSNKDYVVIGSDSGRLVILQFSNEKNDFVRVHCETYGKSGLRRIIPGEYIAVDPKGRALMICAIERQKFVYILNRDTKEQLTISSPLDAHKSHTICHDVVGMDVGFENPIFASIEQNYEMYDKQVTNTNEIDGCTRKTLLCLWEMDLGLNHVIRKHTLPIDSSAHLLIPIPGGQQGPSGVIVCCDNYLVYKKVEHVDVYCAYPRRLETGQEKNISIVCSALHRIRKFFFILIQSEFGDLYKIEMDHEDGIVKEITCKYFDTVPVANAICVMKSGSLFVAAEFGNHFFYQFSGIGDDDNEAMCTSKHPSGRNAIIAFRTKKLTNLFLIDQVYSLSPILDMKILDAKNANSPQIYALCGRGPRSSLRILQHGLSIEELADNELPGRPKFIWTIKKDNASDYDGYIIVSFEGSTLILEIGETVEEVVDSLLLTNVTTIHVNILYDNTLIQVHDTGIRHINGKVVHEWVPPKNKQIKAATSNSTQIVISLSGGELIYFEIDESHTLVEIFRKNLNVETLCLSIQQVEENKLRANFLAVGCLDNVVRLLSIEKEKYFNQLSTFILPNNSSAQDICISQMCELGNDKERKLIFLNIGLNNGVLLRSVVDPITGTLTNHYSKYLGAKNVKICPVHLKKNSALLVLCEKTYLCYVHQGKYIYSPLNYDILEYASSFHSEQCSDGYVAISGSSLRIFRFYRLGEVFSQNILHLTFTPRKIVPLPFPSLFYDHDTSIEIERQKNIRMLAIIEADHNAYDENTLREIQRALKGIHLEGEEHTGADGPPSHSVGSDLQRNLPNGAHKQGHSANQHVDRLDQAGNTEMESALVENASGHQHREENGDAGEEEGEEEEEEEEELLYDRIGTFKAGPGKWGSCIKIIHPISLQTIDKISLEMEEAALSVCACELEALHCLIVGTTTNLSLKNRTAPAAALRVYTYDINYKLNLLHITPVEDQPFCFCPFNGRLLASIGNKLRIYALGKKKLLKKCEYKDIPEAIISIKVSGDRIFASDIRESVLIFFYDSNMNTLRLISDDIIPRWITCSEILDHHTIMAADKFDSVFVLRVPEEAKQEEYGISNKCWYGGEIMAGSNKNRRLEHIMSFHVGEIVTSLQKVKLSPTSSECIIYSTIMGTIGAFIPYDNKEELELTQHLEIILRTENPPLCGREHIFFRSYYHPVQHVIDGDLCEQFSSLPYDVQRKVAADLERTPDDILRKLEDIRNKIL; the protein is encoded by the exons ATGCCGGTGCTGTACCACCTGACGCTGCAGAAGCCCACGGCCATCACCAAAATCGCGTATGGAAATTTCTCGGGGCCGAAGGTGCACGAAATCGTGGTGTCCAAGGGGCAAGTGCTGGAGCTGCTAAGGGCGGACAAGCAGGGCAAGCTAAATCTGATAGCATCAAAGGACGTATTCGGCATCATCCGTTGCTTGCAGACGTTTCGGCTGACAGGAAGCAACAAGGATTATGTAGTGATTGGGAGTGACTCAGGGAGGTTAGTGATTCTTCAGTTTagtaatgagaaaaatgattTCGTGCGAGTGCACTGTGAGACGTACGGTAAGAGTGGCCTTCGGAGAATCATACCAGGAGAGTACATAGCAGTGGATCCAAAAGGAAGAGCCCTCATGATATGTGCCATAGAAAGACAGAAATTTGTGTATATTCTAAATCGAGACACTAAAGAGCAATTAACTATTAGCAGCCCCTTAGATGCACATAAATCACACACCATATGTCATGACGTAGTCGGGATGGACGTTGGATTTGAAAACCCAATATTTGCATCGATTGAACAGAATTACGAAATGTATGATAAGCAGGTAACTAACACAAATGAGATCGATGGATGTACAAGAAAAACTCTGTTATGTCTATGGGAAATGGATCTTGGATTAAATCATGTCATTAGAAAGCATACGCTCCCTATTGATTCGAGTGCACATTTATTAATACCCATTCCTGGAGGACAACAAGGACCAAGTGGAGTCATAGTCTGTTGTGATAATTATTTGGTATACAAAAAGGTGGAACATGTAGATGTGTATTGTGCATACCCTAGGAGACTCGAAACGGgacaggagaaaaatatttccatagTGTGCAGTGCACTTCACagaattagaaaatttttttttattcttattcaATCCGAATTTGGTGATCTGTACAAAATAGAAATGGATCATGAGGATGGGAttgtaaaagaaattacTTGCAAATATTTCGACACAGTTCCTGTAGCCAACGCTATATGTGTGATGAAGTCCGGCTCTCTCTTTGTAGCAGCTGAATTTgggaaccattttttttatcaattctCAGGTATAGGAGATGATGATAATGAGGCCATGTGTACGTCTAAACATCCCTCAGGAAGGAATGCTATCATTGCATTTAGGACTAAGAAGCTTACGAATTTATTTCTCATAGATCAAGTATATTCtctttctcccattttggatATGAAAATTCTCGATGCGAAGAATGCCAACAGTCCTCAAATTTATGCCCTGTGTGGTAGGGGCCCTAGGTCATCTCTTCGCATTTTGCAACATGGATTGAGTATAGAAGAACTAGCCGATAATGAACTACCTGGAAGACCTAAATTTATTTGGACTATTAAAAAAGACAACGCAAGTGACTATGATGGGTATATCATTGTTAGCTTTGAAGGAAGTACACTCATCTTGGAAATTGGAGAAACAGTGGAGGAGGTTGTAGATAGTTTACTTCTAACCAATGTGACAACTATTCATGTAAATATACTCTACGATAACACTCTTATTCAAGTACACGATACAGGTATAAGACATATAAATGGCAAAGTCGTACACGAGTGGGTACCTCctaaaaataagcaaatcaAAGCAGCCACGTCAAATAGTACTCAAATTGTAATCTCACTTAGTGGAGGAGAGTTAATCTATTTCGAAATTGATGAGTCACACACTTTAGTAGAAATATTtaggaaaaatttaaacgtGGAAACGTTGTGTCTTTCCATACAACAGGTTGAGGAGAACAAACTGAGAGCCAACTTCCTAGCTGTTGGGTGTTTAGACAATGTAGTGAGGTTACTCTCcatcgaaaaggaaaaatatttcaatcAGTTATCCACCTTTATTTTGCCAAATAATTCATCAGCTCAGGATATATGCATCTCTCAGATGTGTGAATTAGGAAACGATAAGGAGAGAAAATTGATTTTCCTTAACATCGGTTTGAACAACGGAGTGCTTCTCAGAAGTGTGGTTGATCCCATTACAGGTACACTCACTAACCATTACTCAAAATATCttggtgcaaaaaatgtaaaaatatgtccaGTTCATCTTAAGAAAAACTCAGCTCTTTTAGTGTTATGTGAAAAGACCTACTTATGTTATGTTCACcagggaaaatatatttactctCCTTTAAATTATGACATCTTGGAGTATGCTTCATCTTTCCATTCTGAGCAGTGCTCCGATGGGTATGTTGCCATTTCTGGAAGTAGTTTGCGTATCTTCCGCTTCTACCGCTTAGGGGAAGTGTTCagccaaaatattttgcatttaacATTTACTCCAAGGAAGATCGTACctcttcccttcccttctcTCTTTTACGATCACGACACTTCTATCGAAATTGAGCGACAGAAGAACATCCGAATGCTCGCCATCATCGAGGCTGATCATAATGCTTACGACGAGAATACGTTGCGCGAAATTCAAAGAGCACTCAAGGGTATTCATCTCGAGGGAGAGGAACATACAGGTGCGGACGGACCCCCCTCCCACTCTGTTGGGAGCGATCTGCAGCGGAACCTCCCCAATGGGGCGCACAAACAGGGACATTCAGCAAATCAGCACGTGGACAGACTGGACCAAGCGGGAAACACAGAGATGGAGAGCGCACTTGTAGAAAACGCGTCGGGTCACCAACACAGGGAAGAGAACGGCGAcgcgggggaagaagaaggagaggaggaggaggaggaagaagaagaactgCTGTACGATCGAATAGGAACGTTCAAGGCAGGGCCGGGTAAGTGGGGCTCCTGCATAAAGATAATCCACCCAATCAGTCTGCAAACAATAGATAAAATATCCCTCGAGATGGAAGAAGCGGCGTTGAGTGTCTGTGCCTGTGAGCTGGAGGCTCTGCACTGTTTAATCGTTGGCACGACCACGAACTTGTCCCTAAAAAATCGAACAGCTCCAGCAGCAGCTCTCCGTGTCTACACCTACGACATAAATTACAAACTCAACCTCCTGCACATAACGCCAGTAGAAGATCAGCCGTTCTGTTTCTGCCCGTTCAATGGAAGGCTTTTAGCTTCTATTGGAAACAAACTCAGAATATATGcactaggaaaaaaaaagttactaaaaaaatgcgaataTAAGGATATCCCGGAGGCCATTATTTCCATAAAGGTTTCCGGAGATCGTATCTTTGCTTCCGACATCCGAGAGtccgttttaatttttttttacgactCCAATATGAACACGTTGAGGTTAATTTCAGATGACATAATCCCCAGGTGGATCACCTGCTCCGAGATTCTCGACCACCACACCATTATGGCGGCGGACAAGTTCGACTCCGTCTTTGTGCTGCGG GTGCCCGAGGAGGCCAAGCAGGAGGAGTATGGCATATCGAACAAGTGCTGGTACGGAGGTGAAATCATGGCCGGCTCGAACAAGAACAGGCGG CTCGAGCACATCATGAGCTTCCACGTCGGAGAAATAGTCACGTCCCTGCAGAAGGTGAAGCTGTCCCCCACCAGCAGCGAGTGCATAATATATTCCACAATCATGGGGACAATAGGGGCGTTCATCCCGTACGACAATAAGGAGGAG CTGGAGCTGACGCAGCACCTGGAAATCATTTTGCGGACGGAGAACCCCCCGCTGTGTGGGCGcgagcatatattttttcgttcctaCTACCACCCCGTCCAG CACGTCATTGACGGAGACCTATGCGAGCAGTTTTCCAGCCTGCCATACGACGTCCAAAGGAAAGTAGCAGCCGACTTGGAGAGAACCCCGGATGACATTCTGCGAAAGTTGGAAGACATTcgaaataaaattctttaa
- a CDS encoding hypothetical protein (putative), with the protein MDNLYQSYFEEGERNFKFASPKLTNLVSKEKTIKISPQKGFVIKAYEKDGGKVYFNILSSNLIAEFHFKKMPDLNDNEGLRIPLSIGEEKQREDKKGKKYKTYDIVLNSKVVSQSKKNLQLKKVIAELVQVAIKNKYNTDTCANLFFFPEHKYKGSSPDDQFIKDDQQHKFNVVEEASNEAGGATCGGDQLNKEYIQNFLSVKKPEWDMWFVDRKTFEERHQRMEIFYLPYLRTSPLSGTIDCFDFKPPFMSVNGKEKQKIGKIGKIGKIGKIEKKETKNNAIFKSFLNEYNIELDDEFLRYQQVINTICVIQIQLPFFILAQRSDTRGGRHPFAVHEFINLYISDDHLAVFFKKSPLFPAGHNPPYKNFNIRFPFYFESSKAMSQYLEKYHLLNIIIPVSRSSATCKFFSGKNVNKGDCVVSDDAETSDSSIF; encoded by the exons atggacaaccTGTACCAAAGCTACTTCGAGGAAGGAGAGAGGAATTTCAAATTCGCCTCTCCTAAACTGACCAACTTGGTAAGCAAAGAAAAGACAATAAAGATAAGTCCCCAGAAAGGGTTCGTCATAAAGGCATACGAAAAGGATGGAGGAAAGGTTTACTTCAATATTTTATCGTCCAATTTAATTGCTGAGTttcactttaaaaaaatgcctgaCTTAAATGATAACGAGGGATTAAGAATTCCATTGAGCATTGGGGAGGAGAAACAGAGAGAAGataagaaggggaagaaatacAAGACGTACGACATTGTTCTTAACTCAAAAGTCGTTTcgcaaagcaaaaaaaatttgcaattaaAGAAAGTTATTGCTGAGTTGGTGCAGGTGGCCATCAAAAATAAGTACAACACGGACACCTGCGCgaacttgttttttttccccgagCATAAGTACAAAG GGAGCAGCCCGGATGATCAGTTCATAAAGGACGACCAGCAACACAAGTTCAACGTTGTGGAGGAGGCCAGCAACGAAGCAGGTGGCGCGACCTGCGGGGGGGACCAACTCAACAAAGAAtacattcaaaattttttatccgTTAAGAAACCCGAGTGGGACATGTGGTTTGTCGATAGGAAGACCTTCGAGGAGCGACATCAACGAATGGAAATCTTTTACCTTCCCTACCTGCGCACGTCCCCACTGAGCGGCACCATCGACTGCTTTGACTTTAAGCCCCCCTTCATGAGTGTGAacgggaaggaaaaacaaaaaatcggcaaaattggcaaaattggaaaaattggaaaaattgagaagaaagaaacaaaaaacaacGCCATTTTCAAGTCCTTCTTGAACGAATACAACATCGAATTGGACGACGAATTCTTACGTTACCAGCAGGTGATCAATACAATATGCGTTATTCAAATTCAGCTGCCTTTCTTCATCCTCGCGCAACGCAGTGACACCAGGGGGGGGCGCCACCCCTTTGCCGTCCACGAGTTTATAAATCTGTACATCAGCGATGACCACCTGGCTGTCTTTTTTAAGAA ATCGCCTCTCTTTCCAGCAGGACATAACCCCCCGTACAAAAACTTCAACATACGGTTTCCTTTCTATTTCGAATCGTCAAAAGCGATGTCGCaatatttggaaaaatatcacCTCCTAAATATCATCATTCCAGTTAGCAGAAGTTCAGCTACTTGCAAATTTTTCAGCGGGAAAAACGTGAACAAGGGGGACTGCGTGGTATCGGACGACGCAGAAACGAGTGACAGTTCTATATTTTGA
- a CDS encoding CHCH domain containing protein (putative): MGRSSKSRSGGLSTRSSSFLKPNPSSGVSRGNSTSAQSYSGGALQPQQKSGGFLSNMMGTVASGMASGVGFGVAQRAVDAILGPRHVEVSHPNNNANMNQAAAVSSERNSDYRCKPLQDELNQCLTRHSDISLCQNYADSLKSCQQSM, from the exons ATGGGACGTTCATCCAAGAGCCGCTCGGGTGGTTTAA GCACAaggtcctcctccttccttAAACCAAACCCCTCCAGTGGAGTGAGCAGAGGAAACAGCACGAGTGCTCAAAGCTATTCGGGAGGTGCCCTGCAACCCCAGCAGAAGTCCGGTGGGTTCTTGTCCAACATGATGGGAACTGTGGCTAGCGGAATGGCCTCAGGGGTCGGATTTGGAGTAGCTCAGAGAGCCGTCGATGCCATTTTGGGCCCAAGGCACGTCGAAGTTTCGCACCCAAATAACAATGCGAACATGAACCAGGCGGCAGCTGTGAGCAGCGAGAGGAACAGCGACTACAGGTGCAAGCCCCTGCAGGATGAACTCAACCAG TGCCTGACGAGACACTCCGATATCAGTCTCTGCCAGAACTACGCCGACTCACTGAAGTCATGTCAACAGTCCATGTGA
- a CDS encoding hypothetical protein (putative), translating into MHKMAHSAKDKNIRLERHSAGKTQAYGDRSVRAGTGKFNWGNTTTDLTLSESKPTDKNDPMYDSEIERVTKEGKK; encoded by the exons atgcacaaaatggcacacTCAGCCAAGGACAAGAACATCCGTCTCGAAAGGCACAGCGCGGGAAAGACCCAAGCGTACGGAGACCGCAGTGTGCGCGCGGGGACTGGGAAATTCAACTGGG GCAACACAACGACGGACTTGACCCTGAGCGAGAGCAAACCCACGGATAAAAACGACCCCATGTATGATAGCGAAATTGAGAGAGTCAccaaagaagggaaaaaataa